One Sphingobacteruim zhuxiongii DNA window includes the following coding sequences:
- a CDS encoding C1 family peptidase produces MNWSKSIFFAAALFAVTQTQAQDNLINALKGNASDNSKEGFKFTEVINLGNTSIKDQGSSGTCWSYSGNSFLESEMIRMGKQPVEISQIYTARNTYIEKAKNFVRLHGDQAQGDGGQLHDVLTIFKKYGAVPREVYTGLPDGQTRNNFGEMSPLLQGITENVAKSKKPSKDWLKAFTAAMDSYLGEVPETFQYNGKSYNPRTFADQVIGINPSDYIGISSFDEHAYYKPFVLLIPDNWSFESFYNVKINDLTDIIDNALENGYTVAWATDVSEKTFSWKNGVAFVPEKPIEQMNKEEVDNLFNGPKTEANITAAQRQEAFDNYSTTDDHGMHIVGLVKDQNGKEYYIVKNSWGASNDYKGYMYATKEFVRYKTISLLLHKKALTKNMQKQLGV; encoded by the coding sequence ATGAATTGGAGCAAATCTATATTTTTTGCGGCAGCCTTATTCGCCGTAACTCAAACACAAGCTCAAGATAACTTAATCAATGCCCTTAAAGGGAATGCTAGTGACAACAGCAAAGAAGGTTTCAAATTTACCGAGGTAATTAACCTAGGAAATACTTCAATTAAAGACCAAGGATCTTCTGGTACTTGTTGGTCATATTCAGGAAATTCTTTTCTAGAATCTGAAATGATCCGTATGGGAAAACAACCGGTCGAAATTTCACAAATCTATACTGCTCGTAATACGTACATTGAGAAAGCGAAAAACTTTGTTCGTTTGCATGGCGATCAAGCTCAAGGTGACGGAGGTCAACTGCATGATGTATTAACTATCTTTAAAAAGTATGGCGCAGTTCCACGTGAAGTTTATACTGGCTTACCAGATGGACAGACTCGAAACAACTTTGGCGAGATGAGTCCGCTATTGCAAGGTATTACAGAGAATGTAGCGAAAAGCAAAAAACCAAGCAAAGATTGGTTAAAGGCTTTTACTGCCGCGATGGATTCCTATTTAGGTGAAGTTCCAGAAACTTTCCAATACAATGGTAAATCGTACAATCCGAGAACATTTGCTGATCAAGTAATTGGTATTAATCCTTCGGATTATATTGGAATCTCCTCATTTGACGAGCATGCTTATTACAAACCGTTTGTATTATTAATTCCAGACAACTGGTCTTTCGAAAGTTTTTACAACGTGAAGATTAATGATTTGACTGACATTATTGATAATGCATTAGAAAATGGATATACTGTAGCATGGGCAACCGACGTATCAGAAAAAACATTTAGCTGGAAAAATGGTGTTGCTTTCGTTCCTGAGAAACCAATCGAGCAAATGAACAAAGAAGAGGTAGATAACCTTTTCAATGGTCCGAAAACAGAAGCGAATATCACAGCGGCACAAAGACAAGAAGCGTTCGATAACTATTCGACGACTGACGATCATGGTATGCACATTGTTGGTTTAGTAAAAGATCAAAATGGTAAGGAATACTATATTGTGAAAAACTCATGGGGAGCATCCAACGATTACAAAGGTTACATGTATGCTACAAAGGAATTTGTACGCTACAAGACAATCTCTTTATTGTTGCACAAAAAAGCATTAACTAAGAATATGCAGAAGCAACTTGGGGTTTAA
- a CDS encoding UDP-2,3-diacylglucosamine diphosphatase: MVVLAFMSSRDKIYFASDFHLGSYPKEASVLREQKIISWLDAIKVDAKELYLVGDVFDFWFEYKTVVPRGYIRFLGKLAELADLGVKIKLFKGNHDMWMFGYFKDELGAEIISNELEVTYNNKKFYIHHGDGLGPGDRKYKFLKKIFRSSFCQWLFARLHPNLGIGIAQQWSKHSRISNNEDEHFLGEENEWLIVYAKELLAKEHFDYMIFGHRHLPYDVNLSNNSRIVNLGEWINFHTYAVWDGNELELKKWE, encoded by the coding sequence ATGGTAGTTTTGGCGTTCATGAGCTCTCGCGATAAAATATACTTTGCTTCTGACTTCCATTTGGGCTCCTATCCAAAGGAAGCAAGCGTACTACGAGAACAAAAAATTATCAGTTGGCTAGATGCTATTAAGGTCGACGCAAAAGAATTATACCTTGTTGGAGACGTCTTCGATTTCTGGTTTGAATATAAAACCGTTGTACCGAGAGGTTATATCCGATTTTTAGGAAAATTAGCCGAATTGGCCGATCTAGGCGTTAAAATCAAACTGTTCAAGGGTAACCATGACATGTGGATGTTTGGTTATTTCAAAGATGAATTGGGCGCCGAAATCATAAGCAATGAATTAGAAGTAACTTACAATAATAAGAAATTCTATATTCATCATGGTGATGGACTAGGTCCCGGAGACCGAAAATATAAGTTTCTAAAAAAGATATTTCGAAGTTCTTTTTGTCAATGGCTTTTCGCGAGATTACACCCTAACTTAGGAATAGGAATTGCGCAGCAATGGTCAAAACACAGTCGTATTTCTAATAACGAAGATGAACATTTTCTCGGAGAAGAGAATGAATGGTTAATTGTTTATGCAAAAGAACTACTAGCAAAAGAACACTTCGATTATATGATCTTTGGACATCGACATTTACCATACGACGTCAACCTTTCTAACAATAGCCGTATTGTTAATCTGGGGGAGTGGATTAATTTTCATACCTACGCAGTTTGGGATGGAAACGAACTTGAGCTCAAAAAGTGGGAATAA
- a CDS encoding DMT family transporter, with translation MNWILLIIGGLFEVMFTFCIGKANDAVGTEKWLWYLGFIISVSISMGLLIKATATLPLGTAYAVWTGIGAVGTVLMGIFIFKEAADFWRIFFILTLIASIIGLKAVSSH, from the coding sequence ATGAATTGGATATTACTGATCATTGGCGGACTTTTCGAAGTGATGTTCACTTTCTGTATCGGCAAAGCAAATGACGCTGTCGGCACTGAGAAATGGTTATGGTACCTCGGTTTTATTATTTCTGTATCGATAAGCATGGGCTTGTTGATCAAAGCAACTGCCACCCTGCCTTTGGGTACAGCTTATGCGGTTTGGACAGGGATAGGAGCTGTAGGCACGGTGTTAATGGGGATCTTTATCTTCAAAGAAGCCGCAGATTTTTGGCGAATTTTCTTTATCCTTACTTTAATAGCGTCTATTATAGGACTTAAAGCTGTTTCTTCACACTAG
- a CDS encoding thioredoxin family protein: protein MKKALLLLFIIPFLAVAQEKGIHFEHNTNWAKVKAKAKAENKFIFVDAFTTWCGPCKWMASEVFPQEKVGTYFNEKFVNLKIQMDETKDDNADVKSWYEEAKRFTKDYSINAYPTFLIFNPDGELVHRIVGGAEADAFIVKAGEGLNPETQFVTVVKKFEANPTDVAIARATAAAAESAYDKNLQQRATEAVIANSSTEELLSKENAAFLLKSASNTKSKAFSIIRENKAKVDAALGEGKADAVLANAVINSEIAPLLWSSEGDKYATVVADAEKKYSDLKIKENIIGFKTQYFLRKKNFPAFKEAVEEYIASQDGKVNASTLNSFAWAIFENCDDAACVKAALAWSKKSIENNEDPALLDTYANLLYKSGNTKEAIVWQEKALAKVDADSKAAYQATLDEMKKGEPTWVKDEEVIMN from the coding sequence ATGAAAAAGGCACTGTTATTATTATTTATCATTCCATTCTTGGCGGTCGCTCAGGAAAAAGGAATCCATTTCGAACATAATACGAATTGGGCTAAAGTGAAAGCGAAAGCAAAGGCGGAGAACAAATTTATTTTTGTTGATGCATTCACAACATGGTGTGGTCCATGTAAATGGATGGCTAGCGAGGTTTTTCCACAAGAAAAAGTTGGTACTTATTTCAATGAGAAGTTTGTCAATTTGAAGATTCAAATGGACGAAACCAAAGATGACAATGCTGATGTTAAGTCATGGTATGAAGAAGCGAAGCGTTTTACTAAAGATTATTCTATTAACGCCTATCCGACATTCTTAATTTTCAACCCTGACGGTGAACTTGTTCATCGTATTGTAGGTGGAGCGGAGGCTGACGCTTTTATCGTAAAAGCTGGCGAGGGATTAAATCCGGAGACGCAGTTTGTTACAGTGGTCAAGAAATTTGAAGCTAATCCAACAGACGTTGCGATTGCTAGAGCGACAGCTGCTGCAGCAGAAAGTGCATATGACAAAAATCTTCAACAGAGAGCCACAGAAGCCGTGATTGCTAATTCATCAACAGAAGAGTTACTATCTAAAGAAAATGCGGCATTCCTTCTAAAAAGTGCTTCAAACACAAAATCTAAGGCTTTCAGCATTATCCGTGAGAATAAAGCGAAGGTTGACGCTGCATTGGGCGAAGGTAAGGCAGATGCTGTACTAGCGAATGCTGTAATTAATTCTGAAATCGCACCGTTGCTTTGGAGTTCCGAAGGGGACAAGTATGCTACTGTAGTCGCAGATGCAGAGAAAAAATATAGTGATCTTAAAATCAAAGAAAATATAATAGGTTTTAAAACTCAGTATTTCCTAAGAAAAAAGAATTTCCCTGCATTCAAAGAAGCCGTTGAAGAATATATTGCGTCACAAGATGGAAAAGTAAACGCAAGTACATTGAATAGCTTTGCATGGGCGATATTTGAGAATTGTGACGATGCAGCATGTGTAAAAGCAGCTTTAGCTTGGAGCAAGAAATCAATTGAAAATAATGAGGATCCAGCATTATTAGACACCTATGCAAATCTTCTATATAAATCTGGAAACACTAAAGAAGCTATTGTATGGCAAGAAAAAGCTTTAGCAAAAGTGGATGCCGATTCTAAAGCAGCGTATCAAGCGACATTAGACGAAATGAAAAAAGGAGAACCTACTTGGGTTAAAGATGAAGAAGTAATTATGAATTAG
- a CDS encoding prolyl oligopeptidase family serine peptidase → MRKILSYAVLVVGISACNQEKTIDSKTDITVKPYPKSQKGTQQDNYFGTLVDDPYRWLEDDLSGDTKNWIKAENEVTDDYLGQIPYREQIRARLEKLWNYEKEGAPFKEGEYIYYYKNDGLQNQHVLYRKKGENGVQEVFLDPNQFSTDGTTSLAGVNFSKDGSLVAYQISEGGSDWRKVIIMKTEDKSIVGDTLVDVKFSGLAWKGNEGIFYSSYDKPKQGSELSALTDQHKLYFHKLNTAQATDELIFGGAKTPRRYVGGYLTEDERFLIVTAANTTSGNELYAKDLTIPNAQFVTVVDNMEKNHSILDNDGTKLLIYTELNAPNGRVVTTEFSSPTSKDWKDIIPEVEQVLSPSLAGGKIFATYLKDAISQVKQFDKTGKLEREIELPGIGTASGFSGKKTDNELYYSFTNYVNPGTIYKYQIASGKSDKYKEPAIQFDFSNYESKQVFYTSKDGTKVPMIITYMKGVKLDGTNPTMLYAYGGFNVSLTPSFSVSTLILLEQGGVYAVANLRGGGEYGENWHIAGTKLKKQNVFDDFIAAAEYLISEKYTSSEKLAIAGGSNGGLLVGAVMTQRPELYKVAFPAVGVLDMLRYHKFTAGAGWAFDYGTADDNAEMFKYLYRYSPYHALKAGTAYPATMVTTADHDDRVVPAHSFKFAARLQEYNTGKNPVLIRIDTKAGHGAGKSTEMVIAEQTDKWAFMFQNMDFKYKDISK, encoded by the coding sequence ATGAGGAAAATCTTAAGCTATGCTGTGCTTGTTGTAGGAATAAGTGCATGTAACCAAGAAAAGACAATAGACTCCAAAACTGATATTACTGTGAAACCCTACCCAAAAAGCCAAAAAGGAACCCAACAAGACAATTACTTTGGGACTTTAGTCGACGATCCATATCGTTGGTTGGAGGATGATCTGTCCGGAGATACTAAAAATTGGATAAAAGCAGAGAATGAAGTAACAGATGACTATCTCGGTCAAATTCCATATAGAGAACAAATACGTGCGCGTCTGGAAAAACTTTGGAATTACGAAAAAGAAGGAGCTCCATTTAAAGAAGGTGAATATATCTATTATTACAAAAATGATGGACTTCAAAATCAACATGTGCTCTATCGTAAAAAAGGGGAAAACGGAGTTCAGGAAGTGTTTTTAGACCCCAATCAATTTTCAACTGATGGTACAACCTCGTTAGCAGGTGTCAATTTTAGTAAGGATGGTTCTTTAGTTGCTTATCAAATCTCTGAAGGAGGCTCTGATTGGCGTAAAGTAATTATCATGAAGACCGAAGACAAGTCTATCGTCGGCGATACGCTTGTCGACGTTAAGTTTAGTGGACTTGCTTGGAAAGGTAATGAAGGTATTTTTTATAGTTCATACGACAAACCTAAACAAGGATCAGAGCTGTCAGCACTGACTGATCAACACAAACTTTATTTCCATAAACTAAATACCGCGCAAGCGACCGATGAACTAATATTTGGAGGGGCCAAGACACCAAGACGTTATGTGGGTGGTTACTTGACTGAAGATGAGCGTTTTTTAATTGTGACTGCTGCAAATACAACATCTGGCAATGAACTTTATGCGAAAGATCTGACGATTCCCAACGCACAATTTGTAACTGTTGTTGATAATATGGAGAAAAATCATTCCATACTGGATAACGATGGTACCAAGCTTTTAATTTATACGGAACTGAATGCCCCCAATGGCCGAGTTGTTACAACGGAATTCTCGAGTCCTACCTCGAAGGACTGGAAAGACATTATTCCTGAGGTTGAACAGGTGTTAAGTCCGTCGCTTGCGGGAGGAAAGATTTTTGCTACTTATCTAAAGGATGCGATTTCTCAAGTTAAGCAATTTGACAAAACTGGAAAATTGGAAAGGGAGATTGAATTACCTGGAATTGGTACGGCTTCCGGATTCTCTGGAAAAAAGACAGATAATGAACTTTATTATTCGTTCACAAATTATGTAAATCCAGGAACTATTTATAAATATCAAATTGCATCAGGTAAATCGGATAAATACAAAGAACCAGCGATTCAATTTGATTTTTCAAATTATGAATCCAAACAGGTGTTTTACACTTCAAAAGATGGAACTAAGGTTCCCATGATTATAACCTACATGAAAGGTGTTAAGTTAGATGGTACAAATCCAACGATGTTGTATGCTTATGGTGGCTTTAATGTTAGTTTAACCCCCTCTTTTAGTGTCAGTACATTAATTTTGCTGGAGCAAGGTGGGGTATACGCGGTAGCTAATCTACGTGGTGGGGGCGAATATGGCGAAAACTGGCATATTGCAGGCACCAAGTTGAAAAAGCAAAATGTATTTGACGACTTTATTGCTGCTGCTGAATATTTAATTAGTGAAAAATACACAAGTTCTGAGAAATTAGCGATTGCTGGAGGTTCTAATGGGGGACTGCTAGTTGGCGCAGTGATGACGCAACGTCCTGAGCTCTACAAAGTCGCTTTTCCGGCAGTAGGGGTGCTGGATATGCTACGCTATCACAAGTTTACTGCTGGGGCTGGTTGGGCCTTTGATTACGGAACAGCAGATGACAATGCGGAAATGTTCAAGTACCTTTATAGGTATTCGCCTTATCATGCTTTGAAAGCAGGAACAGCTTATCCTGCTACAATGGTTACAACGGCCGATCATGATGACCGAGTAGTACCTGCTCACTCCTTCAAATTTGCCGCAAGACTACAAGAATACAATACCGGTAAAAATCCGGTTTTAATTCGAATTGACACTAAGGCGGGACATGGAGCAGGGAAGTCGACAGAAATGGTAATCGCCGAACAAACTGATAAATGGGCTTTTATGTTTCAGAATATGGACTTTAAGTATAAGGATATTAGCAAATAG